The DNA window GGCAAAATATCGACGTTTACAGACTTCTCATCTCCGATGACAGATGAATCCGTTAATAATCCGGTGATAACATTACTTTCAGGTAACCCAGTTTCTTCAATCACCTTCTCTTTCATCAGCGAAGCCATAATTCCACCAACAAAGATATCAGAACTATTAGAAACCAAAGATTTATAATGATTTATGGTTTTTACTGAGAGATCAAAATCGAAGGTGAATAGAGTTGTTATATAGATTTTATCCCATAACCGATTTTCTACCGATTTATCAATTCCCTTGACAAATACTACTTCATCTCCTTTTTGTTTGTGATATGTACTAATTTTCATTAGTCCCATCGGCGGATACTTATTTTTATATGCTGGTTCCACAAGGAGAATGTTTTTCATTTTTTCTTCACACTCAGTTCAATTTTTATAGCTTCACGAAGTTTATTTGCAATATCTAAATCATGTGCAAAGAAATTATCAATAACGGCTATTATGCGTTGGTATATTTGGCGTTCATCTTTTGAATAACTTGTAGGTAAGTCTCGCTTGGTAGCATAGTCAGCGTTTATTATCTTGTTACTTATGTGTATAAGGGTCTTTTCGCTTTCTTCGGCTTGCTTGATTCGTTTCGTAACAGTATCTTTCTTATCTGGATCAATATTGCCTTTGCGTATAGCAACATCTAACTCTTTTTTGGGAGTTAATATACTCTTTTGTATTTTGTTTAAATCACTAATATATTTATCTCTTTTTACATCTGAGGAAATTGAACCCGTATCAATCTGTCTCTCCAAATCACTTAGTTCCGTGAAAGCTTTATCAATATTACGGATTGCAGAAATTATTTTGGATGAGCCACGACGATACGTCCTATTAAGATGTTCTGCCCAGGTAGATAGTTTGGTCGCAAGTTCTTGATATACTTTTCCCGGCTCAAAATCATCTCTTTTGGCGTTGGGAATGACGTCAGGATGCAAAATATGAATTTCTGCAGCAAACATTTTGTTTGCTACAGCCCCTTCCGAGGGAAAGAACCGGGAAAAAGTTGTATTGTCTCCGACGAGGATGTTTCCTTTTCTCAAACGGATACCTTGCAAAATTTCATCTCGAATCTGCCCAGAAAAATCCGTAATGGCAAGCCAACCGATGTACAAAGGGGTTCCATCACTGGCAATTTCGTAGACAAACTCTACATCCTTTACATAGTCCTTATTATGTGTTCTTTTTTGTAACCCCGTACTTAGCGTTCTGGTATATGGTTTATAAATGGGTTTATGGCGACGTGTATGACATATCTTGTAGGTGGGAATAGGATGACCTTTCGCTGTAAAGTGTTCTTTGATTATTGAACTAACCTGAAAACGCTGGCCATCAAAATCTACTGGAGCGACAGCAGACAAATAACGATCGATCTTTTCAGAATTATAAAGGTCGCTAAATGTATCACTGATTCCTTCGAGCCTAACCTCAAAATAGTGAGATTGAGTGTCATCATCTTCTTGATAAGAACTCATTACTTCTTCAATTACGTCGATAATATCTTCCTTTTCTGTATTGCTGGGGGAAAGAAGTTGCTTAAGACGTACACAATCCCACTTAATAACAGTGCGCACTGCTTCCCCTTGGACTGAAGTGATGAAATATAGAGCATTAGCATAACCAAGTCCACCGAGGCGACCAATTCCCCTGAACCCTCGGTTTTCTTCGTAGTCTTTATCTGAATTTCCGACATCTGTAAGCTTCTTAACGGCACTGTGTATTGATATGCCTGTCCCATTATCACGGATTGAAACTGATTTCGAATTCTCATTAACTGTTAAAGTAATCTCACCTCCATCAGGGCTCAATAAACCTTGGGCATAGGCATTGTCAATCGAGTCTGTTGCATTTTGAATATACTCACGAAAAATATCAAAAGGATTTGAGTACATTCCGAGAGATAGCGATTCTAAAACATGCTTTCCAACAATTATGTCGCCCATTATTTTTTCGTGCCCCCTTGATGATAGCAGGGATAAGGGAATTTAACTTTCAGAAGTGTCTTGAAAACAGGATGTTGGATGATCAAGTCGCCCTTACCTAAACGTGTCATCATGTTGGCATAAACGTTTGGAATATATCGATAGTCGGGCTTTGAAACTTCTATTGCATTAGTGCGACCATATATATTCGTTCCACAATTACCTTTTACGCGGTCATGGATTGAGCTCTTGAATTGCTCGGCAGAGAAGAGTATGATACCTTCCTGACGACCACGTTCTGTAATATCAAGGAGATTCGCAAGCAACGGGGAGCCCTTAGGCGATGTGGAAGGGGCATATTTATTTAACTCGTCCACAAAAACAACTATTTTTTTTGGTACCGGCTTTTTAGATTTTCGCTCAATATCGTCGTAATCTCCATGCTTCAAGTCATATACAGCGCGAATCGTATCCCCAAACACCAAGCACTGCATTTGCTCATCTAAACTTGCAATGTCAATAACCATCATATCCCCGCCGTTAATATTCTTAACTGCGTCAGATAGATGGCAGTGACGTTGTTTTTTGTCGGATGATTTTGAGTTTACAAAAATGCTGTTGTCTATAGAATTGTTGATCAACCTACTGAATTTGCGCCACGACTGTACTAATATATCCTGATTCGATTTTACTTTATTGGTATAATCCCGGACGGTTTGCTTGAAATCGCTCCAACTCATTTCTCCGCCGAATTCCCTACTTGTTTCAATGAAATTCAGAATAGATTCTATAGTAAAATTGGGGTCGTCAACATTAGAAAAGAGCATGTCGATTTTCTTGATGTCATGATCAAAAGTATAGATATAGTTAAATGCTCTACCGGCTTCATACTGTTCAAGTAAATCTTCTTTCGAGAGAGATGTATTAGAATACACATCAGTTCCTCGAACATGAGCAAAAGGATAATAATAGGTAACATTTTTGAATGGCTCACACGGAACACTTAATGTGTTCCAGTCATATATTTGTTCTTCTGTAATCTTAGTGTTTTTTTCATCAAGATGCAGAAGATCGTCGCCTTTCACATTCATAACGATAATCGCAACTTCATCACCAAGCTTTTCCTGAATGGCCTTGAGTAAAAACATTATATAGCTTGTTTTTGTCGCAAGACCAGATATACCTGAAACATTTAGATGTGCTCCCTCCGGGCCAATAAGAAAATCTCCATTATAATCAATTGGCACTACAACACCATTTGAAGTCTTCAATATGCCTGCAGAAATAGCAGACTCCTTTTTTATATCATTCAATCCCAAAGCGACTCTTATGTCATCAGCACTACAGGTATATACGGGAGTTCCTTCCAGAACCGGCATATAGTTTTCCTTATCATTGTGGACAACTGAAGCCTTAGCATATGAAAGTGCCAACCTGGAAGTCATGGGCTTCGCCTCAACATCACCAAAATCCGATGACACGAAATTACTAATGTGTCCCGGACTATCCGTAATATGAAATATATCCTGTACGACGCCGAAGGTTGTAGAACCATCCATTTTATTTGGGACTTTCACTATATCAAAGGGACCGAGGATAATATCGTCCTTTAACCAGAAATTAAACTCATCACATGAGTTAGGATTGCGCTCGGTCGCAGATACCTTTCCGATTATGTCGATATTACCCATTGTAAACCCTCCCATTCAAAATGCGTCACGTTGAAACTGATTTATAAATGCAACATCACTTGCATATGTGGACTTTATCATGGTCTCTGTGAGGTAAATTGGATATAAGTGATTGGGCCATCTATCATCCTTGCCATGGCAAGTAGGGATGCTTTCCGCTATTAGTGACAATGAAATATTGTCTACTACATCTGAATCAAGCCCATTTTCCTTATCTTCTTTTGTTGCCATTTTTTCAACCTTGATAATGCCATCCAAAGGATTTCGAACATTATATTTGTGGCGAATTCTTAAATACCAGAATCCAAATTCTCGTCCGCGCGAATTGCGTTTATGAAATACTGGCGTTCGCTCACCGTAATTTAATCCGAGAATTTGCGCACCGATATGGGGCCCACCACGTCTATCAGACATAGAAAGATTTGGATCAAAGCTCTTTGACACACCAACTACATTATAAAATAAGTCTGCAAAGTCATCTTTACCGGTATCTTCTGCAAGAAATTGTAATGGGCCATCAACAATTAACATTTTGTCGGTATCTAATACCTTTGTTTTGACCATTTCAGTTAAAATATCAATTTCTAAGCGATGCATCAGACTATTTGACTTAGCAATAGCAGCATTATTTGGAGCAGAATCTTTCATCTTATTGAAAGTATATTTCTCCACCATAAATGGATGGGC is part of the Selenomonadales bacterium 4137-cl genome and encodes:
- a CDS encoding ATP-binding protein, which gives rise to MGNIDIIGKVSATERNPNSCDEFNFWLKDDIILGPFDIVKVPNKMDGSTTFGVVQDIFHITDSPGHISNFVSSDFGDVEAKPMTSRLALSYAKASVVHNDKENYMPVLEGTPVYTCSADDIRVALGLNDIKKESAISAGILKTSNGVVVPIDYNGDFLIGPEGAHLNVSGISGLATKTSYIMFLLKAIQEKLGDEVAIIVMNVKGDDLLHLDEKNTKITEEQIYDWNTLSVPCEPFKNVTYYYPFAHVRGTDVYSNTSLSKEDLLEQYEAGRAFNYIYTFDHDIKKIDMLFSNVDDPNFTIESILNFIETSREFGGEMSWSDFKQTVRDYTNKVKSNQDILVQSWRKFSRLINNSIDNSIFVNSKSSDKKQRHCHLSDAVKNINGGDMMVIDIASLDEQMQCLVFGDTIRAVYDLKHGDYDDIERKSKKPVPKKIVVFVDELNKYAPSTSPKGSPLLANLLDITERGRQEGIILFSAEQFKSSIHDRVKGNCGTNIYGRTNAIEVSKPDYRYIPNVYANMMTRLGKGDLIIQHPVFKTLLKVKFPYPCYHQGGTKK
- a CDS encoding ATP-binding protein, which translates into the protein MGDIIVGKHVLESLSLGMYSNPFDIFREYIQNATDSIDNAYAQGLLSPDGGEITLTVNENSKSVSIRDNGTGISIHSAVKKLTDVGNSDKDYEENRGFRGIGRLGGLGYANALYFITSVQGEAVRTVIKWDCVRLKQLLSPSNTEKEDIIDVIEEVMSSYQEDDDTQSHYFEVRLEGISDTFSDLYNSEKIDRYLSAVAPVDFDGQRFQVSSIIKEHFTAKGHPIPTYKICHTRRHKPIYKPYTRTLSTGLQKRTHNKDYVKDVEFVYEIASDGTPLYIGWLAITDFSGQIRDEILQGIRLRKGNILVGDNTTFSRFFPSEGAVANKMFAAEIHILHPDVIPNAKRDDFEPGKVYQELATKLSTWAEHLNRTYRRGSSKIISAIRNIDKAFTELSDLERQIDTGSISSDVKRDKYISDLNKIQKSILTPKKELDVAIRKGNIDPDKKDTVTKRIKQAEESEKTLIHISNKIINADYATKRDLPTSYSKDERQIYQRIIAVIDNFFAHDLDIANKLREAIKIELSVKKK